One window of the Thermasporomyces composti genome contains the following:
- a CDS encoding nitroreductase/quinone reductase family protein — translation MTVRSFKEALRTTDEIDLTVTGRRTGRQITLPVWFDQEDDKLYLVPVKGTESHWYKNVRKTPTVRLRADDATLTTRATPLTDQGRIQAVVQRFRDKYGDDQVRSYYSKLDAAVEIPLS, via the coding sequence GTGACCGTCAGAAGCTTCAAGGAGGCCCTCCGAACCACGGACGAGATCGACCTCACCGTGACAGGTCGACGCACAGGTAGGCAGATCACTCTTCCCGTGTGGTTCGATCAAGAAGACGACAAGCTCTACCTCGTACCCGTGAAGGGAACGGAGAGCCACTGGTACAAGAACGTGCGGAAGACACCGACCGTGCGTCTGCGCGCGGACGACGCAACACTCACCACACGCGCCACTCCCCTGACCGATCAAGGACGGATCCAGGCTGTCGTCCAACGCTTCCGTGACAAGTACGGCGACGACCAAGTGCGCTCGTACTACTCCAAACTGGACGCCGCCGTCGAGATCCCGCTGAGCTGA
- a CDS encoding gas vesicle protein GvpG, with the protein MSLLTELFSLSLAPIRGVSWIAGRMFANGGSDGDDLLRIQADLRELYCSYAKGRMAPEEFLSAEEQLLRRLEEAERLGGGGG; encoded by the coding sequence ATGAGTCTGTTGACAGAGCTCTTCTCCTTGTCCTTGGCGCCAATTCGTGGAGTGAGCTGGATCGCTGGGCGGATGTTCGCCAATGGCGGTTCGGACGGGGACGACCTGCTCCGTATCCAAGCGGATCTGCGCGAGCTGTACTGCTCGTACGCGAAGGGTCGCATGGCGCCGGAGGAGTTCTTGTCCGCCGAGGAGCAGCTGCTTCGTCGGCTGGAAGAGGCAGAGCGGCTCGGCGGAGGCGGAGGGTAA
- a CDS encoding SRPBCC family protein yields the protein MTETTSRGVGPETVHLSDIGEGVRSSLANNPATKRLMEEVEAYVGAKAKQALGKVSGKLGDTTRKLTEVATSGGGAPGMLGRTLKEVAGGASPVAAAGKAGIKGVAEKATSMFKPGGKTSGGKSMNIVEDIDIGAPLRVVYNHWTKFEEFSKWSKGVQSVDREDPVKSKWKAKIAFSNRSWEATTTQQIPDQRIAWTSEGQTVVNGVVSFHPLGDNLTRMLVVLEYIPHGFFEKTANLWRAQGRRARLDIKLFRRYVMMEADPEEEGWRGEIRDGEVVREHDEVVREEKGEQPSAEKKPEEGEPEEPRAEEKAEEKKEEAEVPRQRQEEEAPKQEESAGR from the coding sequence ATGACAGAGACGACCAGCCGCGGTGTCGGACCGGAGACTGTCCACCTGTCCGACATCGGGGAAGGAGTGCGCTCAAGCCTTGCCAACAACCCCGCCACGAAGCGGCTCATGGAAGAGGTCGAGGCCTACGTCGGTGCGAAGGCCAAGCAGGCGCTCGGCAAGGTGAGTGGGAAGCTCGGCGACACCACTCGGAAGCTCACCGAGGTGGCGACGAGCGGTGGAGGAGCACCAGGCATGCTCGGCCGGACGCTCAAAGAGGTCGCGGGCGGAGCGTCACCGGTGGCCGCTGCCGGCAAGGCGGGCATCAAAGGCGTGGCTGAAAAGGCGACCTCGATGTTCAAGCCTGGAGGTAAGACGTCCGGCGGAAAGTCGATGAACATCGTCGAGGACATCGACATCGGCGCGCCGCTTCGCGTGGTCTACAACCACTGGACGAAGTTCGAGGAGTTCAGCAAGTGGTCCAAGGGCGTCCAGAGCGTCGACCGTGAGGACCCCGTGAAGAGCAAGTGGAAGGCCAAGATCGCCTTCTCGAACCGCAGCTGGGAGGCGACCACCACCCAGCAGATCCCGGACCAGCGGATCGCTTGGACCTCCGAGGGTCAGACGGTGGTCAACGGTGTCGTCTCGTTCCATCCACTGGGGGACAACCTCACCAGGATGCTGGTCGTTCTCGAGTACATCCCACATGGGTTCTTCGAGAAGACCGCGAACCTGTGGCGCGCACAGGGACGCCGAGCTCGCTTGGACATCAAGCTGTTCCGTCGCTACGTGATGATGGAAGCCGACCCCGAGGAGGAAGGCTGGCGAGGCGAGATCAGAGACGGCGAGGTGGTCCGGGAGCACGACGAGGTCGTGCGCGAAGAGAAGGGCGAGCAGCCGAGCGCGGAGAAGAAGCCAGAGGAGGGTGAGCCCGAGGAGCCACGAGCCGAGGAGAAGGCCGAGGAGAAGAAGGAGGAGGCAGAGGTCCCGCGGCAACGCCAAGAGGAAGAGGCGCCGAAGCAGGAGGAATCCGCGGGACGGTGA
- a CDS encoding HdeD family acid-resistance protein, with the protein MSTSSSDLETPSTPNAPRRAEGTSEAGFLLAVGDRWLPALVVGGASLVVGLAVLAWPTRSVRVVALLLAAQLVIYGVLCLVRAAGRPGAGGDVRMMVAFLGVLGLIIGVLTLRDGTQAVAVLALLSGLFWFVGGALGILGAFVRRTGSNHIPETLTDLLAVVVGVAVLAFPEISLGVLTSILGTWIAVFGVLVVITAYRRKLARARPA; encoded by the coding sequence ATGTCCACGAGTTCCAGTGACCTCGAGACGCCCTCGACGCCGAACGCGCCGCGGCGCGCGGAGGGCACGAGCGAGGCGGGCTTCCTCCTGGCGGTCGGTGATCGCTGGCTGCCCGCGCTCGTGGTCGGCGGGGCGAGCCTCGTGGTGGGGTTGGCGGTCCTCGCGTGGCCGACCCGCTCGGTCCGTGTCGTCGCCCTCCTGCTCGCGGCGCAGCTCGTGATCTACGGCGTGCTATGCCTCGTCCGGGCGGCTGGCCGGCCCGGCGCTGGGGGTGACGTACGCATGATGGTGGCCTTCCTCGGTGTGCTCGGTCTCATCATCGGCGTCCTCACCCTGCGGGACGGGACCCAGGCCGTGGCCGTGCTCGCGCTCCTGTCGGGATTGTTCTGGTTCGTCGGTGGCGCGCTCGGAATCCTGGGAGCCTTCGTCCGACGAACCGGGTCCAACCACATCCCGGAGACCCTCACCGACCTCCTCGCCGTCGTGGTGGGCGTCGCGGTGCTCGCCTTCCCCGAGATCTCTCTCGGTGTCCTGACGTCCATCCTCGGCACGTGGATCGCCGTCTTCGGGGTCCTGGTGGTCATCACCGCCTACCGCCGGAAGCTCGCCCGAGCCCGGCCTGCGTGA
- a CDS encoding Gfo/Idh/MocA family protein, with protein sequence MTVAIGLVGAGGRAARVHAPTMAASPDVRFAGVWSRTFGPAERLASQYGVPVFERYDDLLDTCEAVAFAVPPAAQVDLAVTAAQRGLAVLLEKPLAVDLAGAKELASEVERSNVVSLLALTWRYAPAVRRFLDRVVPRTHPIGATARARSSLLTEGTPARTWWVERSVLFDQGPEIVDVLDAALGRIRTVRGHGDRLGWIGLLLEHEGGRFSEVSLSAHAGVQPRRAEVEIVGSNGVADIDCAAAVGPDAYTTMYAEFVSAIRDGAPVTVDARRGCRLHEVLDRVETDLLRSL encoded by the coding sequence GTGACGGTCGCCATCGGCCTGGTGGGCGCCGGAGGGCGGGCCGCTCGGGTCCACGCTCCCACCATGGCGGCGTCCCCGGATGTGCGCTTTGCCGGTGTCTGGTCACGGACGTTCGGCCCGGCGGAGCGCCTCGCGTCCCAGTACGGGGTTCCCGTCTTCGAGCGGTACGACGACCTCCTGGACACCTGTGAGGCGGTCGCCTTCGCGGTTCCGCCCGCCGCTCAGGTGGACCTCGCGGTCACCGCCGCCCAGCGCGGCCTGGCCGTCCTGCTCGAGAAGCCGCTGGCGGTCGACCTGGCCGGTGCCAAGGAGCTCGCCAGTGAGGTCGAGCGCTCGAACGTCGTGTCACTCCTGGCCTTGACGTGGCGCTACGCGCCCGCTGTCCGCCGGTTCCTGGACAGGGTGGTCCCCCGCACCCATCCGATCGGAGCCACCGCACGCGCCAGGTCGTCCTTGTTGACCGAAGGCACTCCCGCACGCACGTGGTGGGTCGAGCGAAGCGTCCTTTTCGACCAGGGCCCCGAGATCGTGGATGTTCTCGACGCCGCTCTCGGCCGGATCCGCACAGTTCGCGGCCACGGCGACCGTCTCGGGTGGATCGGGCTGTTGTTGGAGCACGAAGGCGGACGGTTCAGCGAGGTGTCGCTCAGTGCTCACGCTGGCGTCCAGCCACGCCGCGCCGAGGTGGAGATCGTCGGCTCCAACGGCGTCGCTGACATCGACTGCGCGGCCGCGGTGGGACCCGACGCCTACACCACGATGTACGCCGAGTTCGTCTCAGCCATCCGGGACGGCGCACCGGTGACCGTCGACGCCCGCCGCGGATGCCGCCTGCACGAGGTTCTCGACCGTGTCGAGACGGACCTGCTGCGCTCGCTCTGA
- a CDS encoding glycoside hydrolase family 127 protein, with protein MTVEPTIEDAPVVDTTRSPHARLRPVGVAAVRVHDRFWSPRLDRNRDETIPTQYQQCQSTGALTNFRRAGGLVDGEPFHGLYFSDSDVYKWVEAASWSLAGRPDAELDRTLDETIALFAAAQDDDGYLNTYFSVDRVAERWTDLAVRHEMYCIGHLTQAAIAHARTTGKRTLLDVALRACEHVFARFTPDQVPGTCGHPCLEMALVELYRTTRDGRWLRLATWQLDSRGRGVLNGSEYLLDHAPLREQTYVTGHAVRALYLYAAAADVVLETGDEQLRAVVDRLWRDLAQHKTAVTGGVGARWDGEAFGDPYELPDRAYNETCAAIAAIFFAWRLLLLTGDGQYRDAIETALYNGVLPGLALSGTEFFYQNPLADAGRHRRKPWFTCACCPPNVARLLASLPGYLYTTSDDGLWVHLYVGSDADVHLADGTHARVEVRTALPWDGEVEIELTPDEPTEFTLFLPRPGWAGDVTVRLGEDVIEPDTAQGYLTLRRTWRAGDRVRLRFALPTRLIAAHPRVASTHFRVALTRGPLVYCVEQVDHPDVDVADIRLTGTERWTPTFTEALGGVVALTADARAVVPDDGPLYRPYEPGAVPTQPATVTAIPYYAWANREPGPMRVFLPVLPR; from the coding sequence ATGACAGTCGAACCGACGATCGAGGACGCACCCGTCGTGGACACCACGAGGAGCCCTCACGCTCGCTTGCGACCGGTCGGCGTGGCGGCGGTGCGCGTGCACGACCGGTTCTGGAGTCCCCGGCTCGACCGCAACCGTGACGAGACGATTCCGACCCAGTACCAGCAGTGCCAGTCGACGGGTGCGTTGACCAACTTCCGCCGCGCGGGCGGCCTGGTCGACGGTGAACCCTTCCACGGCTTGTACTTCTCCGACTCCGACGTCTACAAGTGGGTGGAGGCGGCCTCGTGGAGCCTCGCCGGCCGGCCCGACGCCGAGCTCGATCGGACACTCGACGAGACCATCGCGCTGTTCGCGGCGGCCCAGGATGACGACGGCTACCTCAACACCTACTTCTCCGTGGACCGGGTGGCCGAGCGCTGGACCGATCTCGCCGTCCGCCACGAGATGTACTGCATCGGACACCTGACCCAAGCCGCGATCGCCCACGCTCGGACGACCGGCAAGCGCACCCTGCTCGACGTCGCGCTCCGCGCCTGCGAGCACGTCTTCGCGCGCTTCACGCCCGACCAGGTGCCCGGCACATGCGGACACCCCTGCCTGGAGATGGCCCTCGTCGAGCTGTATCGCACCACGCGGGACGGCCGCTGGCTACGGCTCGCCACGTGGCAGCTCGACTCACGCGGCCGGGGAGTGCTGAACGGCAGCGAGTACCTCCTCGACCACGCTCCCCTGCGCGAGCAGACCTACGTCACCGGCCACGCGGTCCGTGCGCTCTACCTGTACGCCGCGGCGGCGGACGTCGTCCTCGAGACCGGTGACGAGCAGTTGCGCGCCGTCGTCGACCGGCTGTGGCGAGACCTCGCCCAGCACAAGACCGCGGTCACCGGCGGTGTGGGCGCACGGTGGGACGGCGAGGCGTTCGGGGATCCGTACGAACTACCGGACCGCGCCTACAACGAGACCTGCGCCGCGATCGCGGCGATCTTCTTCGCCTGGCGGCTGCTCCTGCTCACCGGTGACGGCCAGTACCGCGACGCCATCGAGACCGCGCTCTACAACGGTGTCCTGCCGGGTCTCGCCCTGTCGGGAACCGAGTTCTTCTACCAGAACCCGCTCGCCGACGCCGGACGTCACCGCCGGAAGCCGTGGTTCACGTGCGCCTGCTGCCCGCCGAACGTCGCTCGCCTGCTGGCGTCGCTCCCGGGCTACCTCTACACCACCTCCGACGACGGCCTGTGGGTGCACCTCTACGTCGGGAGCGACGCCGACGTCCACCTCGCCGACGGAACCCACGCGAGGGTCGAGGTCCGCACCGCGCTGCCGTGGGACGGCGAGGTCGAGATCGAGCTGACGCCGGACGAGCCCACCGAGTTCACGCTCTTCCTGCCGCGACCGGGCTGGGCCGGCGACGTCACCGTCCGGCTCGGCGAGGACGTCATCGAGCCGGATACCGCGCAGGGCTACCTCACGCTGCGTCGGACGTGGCGGGCCGGCGACCGGGTCCGACTGCGGTTCGCCCTCCCGACCCGCCTCATCGCCGCGCATCCTCGAGTCGCCTCCACCCACTTCCGTGTCGCGCTCACTCGAGGACCGCTCGTGTACTGCGTAGAGCAGGTCGACCACCCTGACGTCGATGTGGCCGACATCCGGCTCACCGGCACCGAGCGGTGGACGCCGACGTTCACCGAGGCGTTGGGCGGCGTCGTGGCGTTGACCGCGGACGCGCGGGCCGTCGTCCCCGACGACGGCCCGCTCTACCGCCCGTACGAGCCGGGCGCGGTGCCGACCCAGCCGGCGACGGTGACGGCGATCCCCTACTACGCCTGGGCCAACCGCGAGCCGGGCCCGATGCGGGTCTTCCTCCCGGTGCTGCCTCGATGA
- a CDS encoding GPGG-motif small membrane protein, translating into MTTILWIIAAILVVAGIVALVRRQLVLGIVLIIIGLLVGPGGVSIFG; encoded by the coding sequence ATGACCACCATCTTGTGGATCATCGCCGCCATCCTGGTCGTCGCGGGCATCGTGGCCCTGGTACGTCGGCAGCTGGTGCTGGGCATCGTGTTGATCATCATCGGCCTGCTGGTCGGGCCAGGTGGTGTCAGCATCTTCGGCTGA
- the hrpA gene encoding ATP-dependent RNA helicase HrpA — MSAPSSLTHLRSRLTDLTLRDEHRLRRRLDGLRKLPPARRQVVVEEIAAEIAAAEERVARRRAALPAVSYPPELPVSQKKDDILAAIRDHQVVIVAGETGSGKTTQLPKICLELGRGVRGLIGHTQPRRIAARTVAERIAAELAATAAEADGHPSPPSSAGGLAHPAVGWKVRFTDRVSEDTFVKLMTDGILLAEIQGDRLLRQYDTLIIDEAHERSLNIDFLLGYLKQLLPKRPDLKLIVTSATIDPERFSRHFGGAPVIEVSGRTYPVEVRYRPVADAEDRDQIQAICDAVDELVAEGPGDILVFLSGEREIRDTADALARQGLRDTEILPLYARLSAADQHRVFQPHRGRRIVLATNVAETSLTVPGIKYVIDPGTARISRYSHRLKVQRLPIEPISQASANQRKGRCGRTSDGICIRLYSEEDFHSRPEFTDPEILRTNLAAVILAMTAAGLGDVATFPFIDPPDSRNIKAGIQLLEELGALEPTSGDLRRRLTPLGRKLAQIPLDPRLGRMVLEADRNGCAREVLIIAAALSIQDPRERPVDKEQAAAEKHARFADPDSDFLTYLNLWNYLQAKQKELSSNQFRKLCRAEFLNYLRVREWQDIEAQLRQVARSIGVRLNSVPADPERIHMSLLAGLLSHIGHKDERRNDQAGRGRRQQEYVGARGARFAIWPGSALAKKQPAWVMAAELVETSRLWGRVVAKIEPAWAESLGGHLLKRSYSEPHWSAKQAAVLAYEKVTLYGVPLVARRLVNYGRIDPELSRELFIRHALVEGDWETHHEFFHRNRQLLAEVEELEHRARRRDIVVDDETLFAFYDERIPPEVVSGAHFDSWWKKARRTDPDLLTFTPSMLVNESAGDVDESDYPDHWVLDGVRLRLSYQFEPGTDADGVTVHVPLAVLNQLRPDPFEWQVPGLREELVTALIRALPKQIRRHFVPAPDYARAVLERVSPGTEPLLPALERELRQLTGVSVPREAWQLERLPAHLRVTFRVVDEKGRTLAEAKDLAALRQRLKGKLARTLSRAAGGLEQEGLRTFPPGGLPRTFTRRRGPHLVQGYPALADAGDSVAVRVFETEVEQEASMWQGTRRLLLLHLPSPAKYVLERQSHQAKLVLSRSPHGSASALFDDCLACAVDKLMADAGGPAWDEEGFGKLLDAVRADLADTLLDTVNKVADILAVAQDIERRLGGTSNPVLLPALTDVKEQLTELVYPGFVTATGWEKLADLSRYLRAIQRRLDKLPQDPYRDRERMLKVQQMRQLYEEVRRRLPPERRSSPELRRIRWMIEELRVSYFAQVLGTPTPVSDKRIRKALEELAA; from the coding sequence ATGTCAGCCCCCTCCTCGCTCACCCACCTGCGCTCCCGCCTTACCGACCTGACGCTGCGTGACGAGCACCGCCTGCGGCGCCGACTCGACGGCCTCCGCAAGCTCCCGCCCGCGAGACGGCAGGTTGTGGTGGAGGAGATCGCGGCCGAGATCGCGGCCGCGGAGGAGCGGGTCGCGCGACGGCGAGCCGCCCTGCCGGCGGTGAGCTACCCGCCCGAGCTGCCGGTCAGCCAGAAGAAGGACGACATCCTGGCCGCTATCCGCGACCACCAGGTCGTCATCGTCGCCGGGGAGACCGGCTCGGGGAAGACCACCCAGCTGCCCAAGATCTGCCTTGAGCTGGGCAGGGGTGTCCGAGGCCTGATCGGACACACCCAGCCCCGGCGGATCGCCGCGCGAACGGTCGCCGAGCGTATCGCCGCCGAGCTCGCCGCGACGGCCGCCGAGGCGGACGGCCATCCGTCGCCGCCGTCCTCCGCCGGTGGCTTGGCACATCCCGCCGTCGGATGGAAGGTGCGATTCACCGACCGGGTGAGCGAGGACACGTTCGTCAAGCTCATGACGGACGGGATCCTGCTCGCTGAGATCCAGGGCGACCGGCTGCTGCGCCAGTACGACACGCTCATCATCGACGAGGCGCACGAGCGAAGTCTCAACATCGACTTCTTGCTCGGCTATCTCAAGCAGCTGCTGCCCAAGCGCCCGGACCTGAAGTTGATCGTCACCTCCGCCACGATCGACCCCGAACGCTTCTCCCGCCACTTCGGTGGGGCGCCGGTGATCGAGGTCTCGGGTCGTACCTATCCCGTTGAGGTGCGCTATCGGCCCGTGGCCGACGCCGAGGACCGGGACCAGATCCAGGCGATCTGCGACGCCGTCGACGAGCTGGTGGCCGAGGGGCCTGGTGACATCCTCGTCTTCCTGAGCGGCGAGCGCGAGATTCGCGACACCGCCGACGCGCTCGCCCGGCAAGGGCTGCGCGACACCGAGATCCTGCCCCTCTACGCCCGGCTGTCCGCCGCCGACCAGCATCGAGTCTTCCAACCGCACCGAGGCCGCCGTATCGTCTTGGCGACCAACGTCGCCGAGACCTCTCTGACGGTGCCGGGCATCAAGTACGTCATCGACCCCGGCACGGCACGCATCTCCCGCTACAGCCACCGGCTCAAGGTGCAGCGGCTGCCGATCGAACCGATCTCGCAGGCCTCGGCCAATCAGCGCAAGGGTCGCTGTGGGCGGACCTCCGACGGCATCTGCATCCGGTTGTACTCGGAGGAGGACTTCCACTCCCGTCCCGAGTTCACCGACCCGGAGATCCTGCGCACCAACCTCGCCGCCGTCATCCTGGCGATGACGGCGGCCGGCCTCGGCGACGTGGCGACGTTCCCGTTCATCGATCCGCCCGACTCCCGCAACATCAAGGCCGGCATCCAACTCCTCGAGGAGCTCGGCGCGTTGGAACCCACCTCGGGTGACCTGCGCCGGCGCCTGACCCCACTGGGGCGCAAGCTCGCGCAGATCCCGCTGGACCCGCGGCTCGGCCGCATGGTGCTCGAGGCGGACCGCAACGGCTGTGCCCGCGAGGTCCTCATCATCGCGGCTGCCTTGTCGATTCAGGACCCTCGGGAGCGCCCGGTCGACAAAGAGCAGGCGGCTGCCGAGAAACACGCCCGCTTCGCCGACCCCGACTCCGACTTCCTGACCTACCTCAACCTGTGGAACTACCTCCAGGCCAAGCAGAAGGAGCTGTCGTCCAACCAGTTCCGGAAGCTGTGCCGGGCGGAGTTCCTCAACTACCTGCGGGTGCGGGAGTGGCAGGACATCGAGGCCCAGCTCCGCCAGGTGGCCCGCTCGATTGGGGTGCGGCTCAACTCCGTGCCGGCCGATCCGGAACGGATCCACATGTCCTTGCTGGCTGGGCTGCTGTCGCACATCGGCCACAAGGACGAACGCCGGAACGACCAGGCGGGGCGCGGTCGGCGGCAGCAGGAGTACGTGGGTGCTCGCGGGGCGCGGTTCGCGATCTGGCCCGGCTCCGCGCTGGCCAAGAAGCAGCCGGCGTGGGTCATGGCCGCGGAGCTGGTCGAGACCTCTCGACTGTGGGGTCGCGTGGTTGCCAAGATCGAGCCTGCGTGGGCCGAATCGCTCGGCGGTCACCTGCTCAAGCGCAGCTACAGCGAGCCGCACTGGTCGGCGAAGCAGGCGGCGGTGCTGGCGTACGAGAAGGTCACGTTGTACGGCGTCCCGCTCGTCGCTCGGCGTCTCGTCAACTACGGCCGGATCGACCCCGAGCTCTCGCGTGAGCTGTTCATCCGACACGCGCTCGTCGAGGGGGACTGGGAGACCCACCACGAGTTCTTCCACCGCAACCGTCAGTTGCTCGCGGAGGTGGAGGAACTCGAGCATCGCGCGCGCCGGCGCGACATCGTGGTCGACGACGAGACGCTGTTCGCCTTCTACGACGAGCGGATCCCTCCGGAGGTCGTCTCCGGCGCCCATTTCGACAGCTGGTGGAAGAAGGCCAGGCGCACCGACCCCGACCTGCTGACCTTCACACCGTCGATGCTGGTCAATGAGTCAGCCGGCGATGTCGATGAGTCCGACTACCCGGACCACTGGGTGCTCGACGGCGTGCGTCTTCGGCTCAGCTACCAGTTCGAGCCCGGCACCGACGCCGACGGCGTCACGGTCCACGTTCCTCTCGCGGTCTTGAACCAGCTTCGCCCTGACCCCTTCGAGTGGCAAGTGCCGGGACTGCGCGAAGAGCTGGTCACGGCGTTGATTCGGGCGCTGCCCAAGCAGATTCGCCGTCACTTCGTCCCGGCGCCGGACTACGCGCGGGCGGTGTTGGAGCGCGTGTCTCCGGGCACGGAGCCGTTGCTGCCGGCGTTGGAGCGGGAGCTTCGCCAGCTCACCGGGGTCAGCGTGCCGCGGGAGGCCTGGCAGCTCGAGCGGCTCCCCGCCCACCTGCGGGTGACCTTCCGAGTCGTCGACGAGAAGGGCAGGACGCTCGCCGAAGCCAAGGACCTGGCGGCGCTCCGCCAGCGGCTCAAGGGCAAGCTGGCGCGGACCCTGTCACGGGCGGCTGGCGGCCTCGAGCAGGAGGGCCTGCGCACGTTCCCGCCAGGTGGCCTGCCGCGGACGTTCACGCGACGGCGTGGCCCGCACCTGGTCCAGGGGTATCCCGCGCTGGCGGACGCCGGCGACAGCGTGGCCGTCCGCGTCTTCGAGACCGAGGTCGAGCAGGAGGCGTCGATGTGGCAGGGCACGCGTCGCCTCCTGTTGCTGCACCTGCCCTCCCCGGCCAAGTACGTCCTCGAACGCCAGAGCCACCAGGCCAAGCTGGTGCTCAGTCGCAGTCCTCACGGAAGCGCGAGCGCCCTCTTCGACGACTGCCTCGCCTGCGCGGTCGACAAGCTGATGGCGGACGCGGGCGGTCCGGCGTGGGACGAGGAGGGGTTCGGCAAGCTCCTGGACGCCGTCCGCGCTGACCTGGCCGACACCCTCCTGGACACGGTGAACAAGGTGGCCGACATCCTCGCCGTCGCACAGGACATCGAGCGACGGCTGGGAGGGACGAGCAACCCTGTTCTGCTGCCGGCCTTGACTGATGTCAAAGAGCAGTTGACAGA